The Saprospiraceae bacterium genome includes a window with the following:
- a CDS encoding ribonucleotide-diphosphate reductase subunit beta, translated as MSITNEPILTDNPGRFVLFPIEHDDIWSFYKKCEASFWTAEEIDLHQDVADWDHRLNDDEKHFIKHVLAFFAASDGIVNENLAENMVREVQYTEAKFFYGFQIMMENIHSETYSLLIDTLIKDNTEKDYLLNAIDTVDCVKRKADWALRWISNGSFAERLIAFAAVEGIFFSGSFCSIFWLKKRGLMPGLTFSNELISRDEGMHCDFACLLYNNHIVNKLPKETIHALITDAVVIEKEFVTDALPVNLIGMNADLMCQYIEFVADRLLVSLGNPKVYNVENPFPWMDMISLQGKTNFFEKRVGDYQKAGVMAEKENQVFTLEADF; from the coding sequence ATGAGTATTACTAATGAACCCATCCTTACAGATAATCCGGGAAGATTTGTCCTGTTTCCCATTGAACACGATGATATCTGGAGTTTTTATAAAAAATGTGAAGCAAGTTTTTGGACGGCAGAAGAAATTGATCTTCATCAGGATGTCGCAGACTGGGACCATAGATTGAATGATGATGAAAAACATTTCATAAAACATGTTTTAGCCTTTTTTGCAGCAAGCGATGGGATAGTCAATGAAAATCTTGCTGAGAATATGGTAAGAGAGGTTCAGTACACCGAAGCTAAGTTTTTCTATGGCTTCCAGATCATGATGGAAAATATTCATTCTGAAACATATTCGTTACTTATAGACACATTGATAAAAGACAATACTGAAAAAGATTACTTATTAAATGCAATTGATACGGTTGATTGTGTAAAAAGAAAGGCTGATTGGGCACTGAGATGGATCTCCAATGGAAGTTTTGCAGAAAGACTCATTGCATTTGCCGCGGTGGAGGGAATATTTTTCTCCGGTTCATTCTGTTCAATATTCTGGCTGAAGAAAAGAGGTCTTATGCCGGGACTTACATTTTCAAACGAACTGATCAGCAGAGATGAAGGAATGCATTGCGATTTTGCATGCCTGCTTTACAACAACCATATTGTCAATAAATTGCCAAAGGAAACCATCCATGCTTTAATCACAGATGCTGTAGTCATAGAAAAAGAATTTGTCACAGATGCTTTGCCTGTCAACCTTATAGGAATGAATGCTGATCTCATGTGTCAATACATCGAGTTTGTGGCAGATAGATTATTGGTATCACTTGGAAATCCAAAAGTGTATAATGTTGAAAATCCATTCCCCTGGATGGATATGATTTCACTACAGGGAAAGACTAACTTTTTTGAGAAAAGGGTAGGAGATTACCAAAAAGCAGGAGTAATGGCTGAGAAAGAAAATCAGGTATTTACTTTAGAAGCGGATTTTTAG